A single window of Nicotiana sylvestris chromosome 3, ASM39365v2, whole genome shotgun sequence DNA harbors:
- the LOC138887035 gene encoding uncharacterized protein has protein sequence MKRSKVDSVIRKALNNWKWVDNYNEAPGGRIWIVWDSTQVDYALIRTHEQFILGKESFMKQKSRIQWLNLGDSNTTFYDTFMKNRQARNIIGRLITSTRHILQNLTEVDAEILSFYMGLLGTAAAQLPVINPEIMQNGHVLSRRQQLQLIRPVSKEEVKQAIMGIDDSKAPGCDGYNSYFFKKTWYIVGEEVTAAVQF, from the exons ATGAAGAGAAGTAAAGTTGATTCTGTAATAAGGAAGGCCTTAAATAACTGGAAATGGGTGGACAATTACAATGAAGCTCCTGGAGGCAGAATATGGATTGTATGGGATTCAACTCAGGTGGACTATGCACTGATCAGAACTCATGAGCAATTTATACTGGGAAAG GAAAGCTTCATGAAACAAAAGTCTAGGATACAGTGGCTTAATCTTGGGGATTCTAATACAACTTTCTACGATACCTTCATGAAAAACAGGCAAGCAAGGAACATCATTGGCAGATTAATCACTAGTACTAGGCATATACTACAGAATCTAACTGAGGTGGATGCAGAAATCCTAAGCTTCTATATGGGGCTGCTTGGTACTGCAGCAGCACAGTTACCAGTTATCAATCCAGAGATTATGCAAAATGGGCATGTACTGAGTAGGAGGCAACAATTACAATTAATTAGACCTGTTAgcaaagaagaagtgaagcaaGCTATAATGGGCATTGATGACAGCAAGGCACCAGGGTGTGATGGGTACAACTCCTATTTTTTTAAGAAGACATGGTACATAGTGGGAGAAGAAGTTACTGCAGCAGTCCAATTTTGA